In the Leguminivora glycinivorella isolate SPB_JAAS2020 chromosome 14, LegGlyc_1.1, whole genome shotgun sequence genome, one interval contains:
- the LOC125233063 gene encoding uncharacterized protein LOC125233063 has product MDLKIFTALCLLTAPCTAVRLQRLFELVDGGSALRYDSNLEGFLHIGNDYSIFLRTPVDDDKHLIYELYETKNIPNTPSSHDYKPSVIAISQIPIDYIKEQLLTYRDELHNATYTDDSIVPGTQVMTLREWQIAKALRQREENGTNTPLRSEPLVLRMLD; this is encoded by the exons atgGATTTG AAAATTTTCACCGCGCTCTGTTTGTTAACGGCACCATGCACAGCAGTAAGGCTCCAAAGGCTCTTTGAACTAGTAGACGGCGGTTCAGCACTACGCTACGACTCAAACCTTGAAGGCTTTCTCCACATCGGCAACGATTACTCAATATTCCTCAGAACACCTGTCGACGACGACAAACATTTAATCTACGAGCTATACGAAACTAAGAATATACCTAACACTCCATCATCGCATGACTACAAGCCGTCAGTGATAGCTATATCGCAAATACCCATAGACTACATAAAGGAACAGCTGCTTACTTACAGAGACGAGTTACATAATGCCACTTACACGGACGACTCGATAGTGCCAGGAACTCAGGTGATGACTTTGAGAGAATGGCAAATTGCAAAGGCGTTGAGGCAACGAGAAGAAAATGGGACTAATACACCTTTGAGGAGCGAGCCACTGGTCTTAAGAATGCTTGATTGA